The following are encoded together in the Pectobacterium wasabiae CFBP 3304 genome:
- the apaG gene encoding Co2+/Mg2+ efflux protein ApaG — translation MINAPRVCVQVQSFYVESQSEPDEERFVFAYTITIRNLGRHEIQLLGRYWLITNGNGRQTEVQGEGVVGEQPIIQPGSEFQYTSGAVMETPLGTMEGHYHMVDHQGKAFQVPISVFRLAIPSLIH, via the coding sequence ATGATTAATGCGCCCCGTGTTTGTGTACAGGTTCAGAGCTTCTACGTGGAATCACAATCGGAGCCTGATGAAGAACGTTTCGTGTTTGCTTACACGATTACGATTCGCAATCTGGGGCGTCATGAAATCCAGCTTTTGGGGCGTTATTGGCTAATCACTAACGGTAACGGCCGGCAGACTGAAGTCCAGGGTGAAGGCGTAGTCGGCGAACAGCCGATTATCCAGCCTGGCAGCGAATTCCAGTATACCAGCGGTGCCGTCATGGAAACGCCTCTCGGCACAATGGAAGGCCACTACCATATGGTTGACCATCAGGGTAAGGCATTTCAGGTTCCAATCTCCGTCTTTCGTCTGGCTATCCCTTCACTGATACATTAA